One genomic segment of Alosa sapidissima isolate fAloSap1 chromosome 13, fAloSap1.pri, whole genome shotgun sequence includes these proteins:
- the arhgap24 gene encoding rho GTPase-activating protein 24 isoform X6, with protein MLERREFRSSVSSTLAYQNFINRRIYRKIRSCVGYRRGIFGQKLEETVKYERRYGNKMAPMLVEQCVDFIRQWGLQEEGLFRLPGQANLVKELQDAFDCGEKPSFDCNTDVHTVASLLKLYLRELPEPVIPFAKYEEFLACTKLFSKDQDTGMKELKNQVESLPPVNYNLLKYICRFLDEVQSYSGVNKMSVQNLATVFGPNILRPKIEDPVAIMEGTVLVQQLMAVLIGRHDVLFPRGEDSPTALELCNNNNNELRRPTAGQLLNTENNNSPSAHAPIRQCAWETPDSPQRSPLDNGSPRSASPRNGLATSSAGGFELTRSPPAALKKNPAFSKGSGIVTNGSFSSSSSSSAEMTQDKGQTLLPSCSSALQQRRAGALKTSGTKMGTSGVPGGGGGGVRMGVSSSDVVNGTLNGRGGLWLPNVTLREGKAGRGSGGDGDQSGQQNRLSTYDNVQLLQMQTPQTHASSCLSSSCEDKQSVDSATWSTSSCEISLPDNSTSCRSSTTTCPEQDFYGAHFDDAMLDGPSQEEGGSGGGGGLTLGGERPNGSAGSGNGRGSRGTSSSDNSETFVPSNGPSNHSALHSLVASLKQEMVKQKSEYEARIKSLEQRNLELETEMVNLHEELDQERKKYTMVEIKLRNAERAKEDAEKRNEMLQKEMEQFFSTFGDLTADPRRPDRANTIWIQ; from the exons ATGTTGGAACGTCGAGAGTTTAGAAGCAGCGTCTCCAGCACTCTGGCATATCAGAACTTTATCAATCGAAGGATCTATCGGAAAATCCGAAGTTGTGTGGGCTACAGACGGG GGATCTTTGGCCAGAAGCTGGAGGAGACAGTGAAGTATGAGAGGCGCTACGGGAACAAGATGGCCCCCATGCTGGTGGAGCAGTGTGTGGACTTCATCCGGCAGTGGGGCCTGCAGGAGGAGGGTCTCTTCCGCCTCCCCGGACAGGCCAACCTGGTCAAGGAGCTCCAGGATGCCTTCGACTGCGGAGAGAAGCCCTCGTTCGATTG TAACACAGATGTGCACACCGTGGCCTCCCTGCTGAAGCTTTACCTGAGGGAGCTGCCCGAGCCAGTCATCCCGTTTGCCAAATACGAGGAGTTCCTGGCCTGCACCAAACTTTTCAGCAAAGACCAGGACACT GGAATGAAGGAACTCAAAAACCAAGTTGAAAGTCTACCTCCTGTGAATTACAACCTGCTGAAGTACATATGCAG GTTTCTAGATGAAGTGCAGTCCTACTCTGGAGTAAATAAAATGAGTGTGCAAAACCTGGCAACTGTCTTTGGGCCAAATATTTTACGCCCAAAGATTGAGGACCCTGTGGCAATAATGGAAG gtaCCGTGCTGGTGCAGCAGCTGATGGCCGTGCTGATCGGGCGGCATGACGTGCTGTTCCCGCGGGGGGAGGACAGTCCCACGGCGCTGGAGctctgcaacaacaacaacaacgagcTGCGCAGGCCCACGGCCGGACAGCTGCTCAACACGGAGAACAACAACAGCCCCTCGGCCCACGCGCCCATCAGGCAGTGCGCCTGGGAGACGCCGGACTCCCCGCAGCGCTCGCCGCTGGACAACGGCTCGCCCCGCTCGGCCAGCCCCCGCAACGGCCTCGCCACCTCCTCGGCGGGCGGCTTCGAGCTGACCCGCAGCCCGCCGGCCGCGCTCAAGAAGAACCCGGCGTTCAGCAAGGGCAGCGGCATCGTCACCAACGGCTCCTTCAGctcgtcctcgtcctcctcggCCGAGATGACCCAGGACAAGGGCCAGACCCTGCTGCCCAGCTGCAGCTCGGCCCTGCAGCAGCGGCGCGCCGGCGCGCTCAAGACCAGCGGCACCAAGATGGGCACCAGCGGCGTGCCCGGCGGGGGCGGAGGGGGGGTGCGCATGGGCGTGTCCAGCAGCGACGTGGTCAACGGCACGCTGAACGGCCGGGGCGGGCTGTGGCTGCCCAACGTGACGCTGCGCGAGGGCAAGGCAGGGCGCGGCAGCGGTGGCGACGGTGACCAGAGCGGCCAGCAGAACCGCCTGTCCACCTACGACAACGTGCAGCTGCTGCAGATGCAGACGCCGCAGACGCACGCGTCCTCCTGCCTGAGCAGCAGCTGCGAGGACAAGCAAAGCGTGGACAGCGCCACCTGGTCCACGTCGTCCTGCGAGATCTCGCTGCCGGACAACTCCACGTCCTGCCGTTCGTCCACCACCACCTGCCCCGAGCAGGACTTCTACGGCGCCCACTTTGATGACGCCATGCTGGACGGGCCCTcgcaggaggaggggggcagcggcggcggcggcggcctgACTCTGGGCGGCGAGCGGCCCAACGGAAGCGCGGGCAGTGGGAACGGCCGGGGCAGCCGCGGCACCAGCAGCAGCGACAACAGCGAGACGTTCGTGCCCAGCAACGGGCCCAGCAACCACAGCGCCCTGCACAGCCTGGTGGCCAGCCTCAAGCAGGAGATGGTCAAGCAGAAGAGCGAGTATGAGGCTCGGAtaaagag TCTTGAGCAGCGCAACCTGGAGCTGGAGACTGAGATGGTGAACCTTCACGAGGAGCTGGACCAGGAGAGGAAGAAGTACACCATGGTGGAGATCAAGCTGCGCAACGCCGAGCGAGCCAAGGAGGACGCCGAGAAGAGGAACGAGATGCTGCAGAAAGAGATGGAGCAGTTCTTCTCCACCTTCGGCGACCTCACAGCTGACCCACGCCGACCGGACCGCGCCAACACCATCTGGATCCAGTAG
- the arhgap24 gene encoding rho GTPase-activating protein 24 isoform X7, whose protein sequence is MTANHETYLLMASTQNDMEDWVKSIRRVIWAPFGGGIFGQKLEETVKYERRYGNKMAPMLVEQCVDFIRQWGLQEEGLFRLPGQANLVKELQDAFDCGEKPSFDCNTDVHTVASLLKLYLRELPEPVIPFAKYEEFLACTKLFSKDQDTGMKELKNQVESLPPVNYNLLKYICRFLDEVQSYSGVNKMSVQNLATVFGPNILRPKIEDPVAIMEGTVLVQQLMAVLIGRHDVLFPRGEDSPTALELCNNNNNELRRPTAGQLLNTENNNSPSAHAPIRQCAWETPDSPQRSPLDNGSPRSASPRNGLATSSAGGFELTRSPPAALKKNPAFSKGSGIVTNGSFSSSSSSSAEMTQDKGQTLLPSCSSALQQRRAGALKTSGTKMGTSGVPGGGGGGVRMGVSSSDVVNGTLNGRGGLWLPNVTLREGKAGRGSGGDGDQSGQQNRLSTYDNVQLLQMQTPQTHASSCLSSSCEDKQSVDSATWSTSSCEISLPDNSTSCRSSTTTCPEQDFYGAHFDDAMLDGPSQEEGGSGGGGGLTLGGERPNGSAGSGNGRGSRGTSSSDNSETFVPSNGPSNHSALHSLVASLKQEMVKQKSEYEARIKSLEQRNLELETEMVNLHEELDQERKKYTMVEIKLRNAERAKEDAEKRNEMLQKEMEQFFSTFGDLTADPRRPDRANTIWIQ, encoded by the exons ATGACAGCCAACCATGAGACATATCTCCTTATGGCCAGTACCCAGAATGACATGGAGGATTGGGTGAAGTCCATCCGCAGGGTCATCTGGGCGCCCTTTGGGGGAG GGATCTTTGGCCAGAAGCTGGAGGAGACAGTGAAGTATGAGAGGCGCTACGGGAACAAGATGGCCCCCATGCTGGTGGAGCAGTGTGTGGACTTCATCCGGCAGTGGGGCCTGCAGGAGGAGGGTCTCTTCCGCCTCCCCGGACAGGCCAACCTGGTCAAGGAGCTCCAGGATGCCTTCGACTGCGGAGAGAAGCCCTCGTTCGATTG TAACACAGATGTGCACACCGTGGCCTCCCTGCTGAAGCTTTACCTGAGGGAGCTGCCCGAGCCAGTCATCCCGTTTGCCAAATACGAGGAGTTCCTGGCCTGCACCAAACTTTTCAGCAAAGACCAGGACACT GGAATGAAGGAACTCAAAAACCAAGTTGAAAGTCTACCTCCTGTGAATTACAACCTGCTGAAGTACATATGCAG GTTTCTAGATGAAGTGCAGTCCTACTCTGGAGTAAATAAAATGAGTGTGCAAAACCTGGCAACTGTCTTTGGGCCAAATATTTTACGCCCAAAGATTGAGGACCCTGTGGCAATAATGGAAG gtaCCGTGCTGGTGCAGCAGCTGATGGCCGTGCTGATCGGGCGGCATGACGTGCTGTTCCCGCGGGGGGAGGACAGTCCCACGGCGCTGGAGctctgcaacaacaacaacaacgagcTGCGCAGGCCCACGGCCGGACAGCTGCTCAACACGGAGAACAACAACAGCCCCTCGGCCCACGCGCCCATCAGGCAGTGCGCCTGGGAGACGCCGGACTCCCCGCAGCGCTCGCCGCTGGACAACGGCTCGCCCCGCTCGGCCAGCCCCCGCAACGGCCTCGCCACCTCCTCGGCGGGCGGCTTCGAGCTGACCCGCAGCCCGCCGGCCGCGCTCAAGAAGAACCCGGCGTTCAGCAAGGGCAGCGGCATCGTCACCAACGGCTCCTTCAGctcgtcctcgtcctcctcggCCGAGATGACCCAGGACAAGGGCCAGACCCTGCTGCCCAGCTGCAGCTCGGCCCTGCAGCAGCGGCGCGCCGGCGCGCTCAAGACCAGCGGCACCAAGATGGGCACCAGCGGCGTGCCCGGCGGGGGCGGAGGGGGGGTGCGCATGGGCGTGTCCAGCAGCGACGTGGTCAACGGCACGCTGAACGGCCGGGGCGGGCTGTGGCTGCCCAACGTGACGCTGCGCGAGGGCAAGGCAGGGCGCGGCAGCGGTGGCGACGGTGACCAGAGCGGCCAGCAGAACCGCCTGTCCACCTACGACAACGTGCAGCTGCTGCAGATGCAGACGCCGCAGACGCACGCGTCCTCCTGCCTGAGCAGCAGCTGCGAGGACAAGCAAAGCGTGGACAGCGCCACCTGGTCCACGTCGTCCTGCGAGATCTCGCTGCCGGACAACTCCACGTCCTGCCGTTCGTCCACCACCACCTGCCCCGAGCAGGACTTCTACGGCGCCCACTTTGATGACGCCATGCTGGACGGGCCCTcgcaggaggaggggggcagcggcggcggcggcggcctgACTCTGGGCGGCGAGCGGCCCAACGGAAGCGCGGGCAGTGGGAACGGCCGGGGCAGCCGCGGCACCAGCAGCAGCGACAACAGCGAGACGTTCGTGCCCAGCAACGGGCCCAGCAACCACAGCGCCCTGCACAGCCTGGTGGCCAGCCTCAAGCAGGAGATGGTCAAGCAGAAGAGCGAGTATGAGGCTCGGAtaaagag TCTTGAGCAGCGCAACCTGGAGCTGGAGACTGAGATGGTGAACCTTCACGAGGAGCTGGACCAGGAGAGGAAGAAGTACACCATGGTGGAGATCAAGCTGCGCAACGCCGAGCGAGCCAAGGAGGACGCCGAGAAGAGGAACGAGATGCTGCAGAAAGAGATGGAGCAGTTCTTCTCCACCTTCGGCGACCTCACAGCTGACCCACGCCGACCGGACCGCGCCAACACCATCTGGATCCAGTAG
- the arhgap24 gene encoding rho GTPase-activating protein 24 isoform X5 gives MDLNSNLGGDRERMTANHETYLLMASTQNDMEDWVKSIRRVIWAPFGGGIFGQKLEETVKYERRYGNKMAPMLVEQCVDFIRQWGLQEEGLFRLPGQANLVKELQDAFDCGEKPSFDCNTDVHTVASLLKLYLRELPEPVIPFAKYEEFLACTKLFSKDQDTGMKELKNQVESLPPVNYNLLKYICRFLDEVQSYSGVNKMSVQNLATVFGPNILRPKIEDPVAIMEGTVLVQQLMAVLIGRHDVLFPRGEDSPTALELCNNNNNELRRPTAGQLLNTENNNSPSAHAPIRQCAWETPDSPQRSPLDNGSPRSASPRNGLATSSAGGFELTRSPPAALKKNPAFSKGSGIVTNGSFSSSSSSSAEMTQDKGQTLLPSCSSALQQRRAGALKTSGTKMGTSGVPGGGGGGVRMGVSSSDVVNGTLNGRGGLWLPNVTLREGKAGRGSGGDGDQSGQQNRLSTYDNVQLLQMQTPQTHASSCLSSSCEDKQSVDSATWSTSSCEISLPDNSTSCRSSTTTCPEQDFYGAHFDDAMLDGPSQEEGGSGGGGGLTLGGERPNGSAGSGNGRGSRGTSSSDNSETFVPSNGPSNHSALHSLVASLKQEMVKQKSEYEARIKSLEQRNLELETEMVNLHEELDQERKKYTMVEIKLRNAERAKEDAEKRNEMLQKEMEQFFSTFGDLTADPRRPDRANTIWIQ, from the exons GGGGCGACAGGGAGCGGATGACAGCCAACCATGAGACATATCTCCTTATGGCCAGTACCCAGAATGACATGGAGGATTGGGTGAAGTCCATCCGCAGGGTCATCTGGGCGCCCTTTGGGGGAG GGATCTTTGGCCAGAAGCTGGAGGAGACAGTGAAGTATGAGAGGCGCTACGGGAACAAGATGGCCCCCATGCTGGTGGAGCAGTGTGTGGACTTCATCCGGCAGTGGGGCCTGCAGGAGGAGGGTCTCTTCCGCCTCCCCGGACAGGCCAACCTGGTCAAGGAGCTCCAGGATGCCTTCGACTGCGGAGAGAAGCCCTCGTTCGATTG TAACACAGATGTGCACACCGTGGCCTCCCTGCTGAAGCTTTACCTGAGGGAGCTGCCCGAGCCAGTCATCCCGTTTGCCAAATACGAGGAGTTCCTGGCCTGCACCAAACTTTTCAGCAAAGACCAGGACACT GGAATGAAGGAACTCAAAAACCAAGTTGAAAGTCTACCTCCTGTGAATTACAACCTGCTGAAGTACATATGCAG GTTTCTAGATGAAGTGCAGTCCTACTCTGGAGTAAATAAAATGAGTGTGCAAAACCTGGCAACTGTCTTTGGGCCAAATATTTTACGCCCAAAGATTGAGGACCCTGTGGCAATAATGGAAG gtaCCGTGCTGGTGCAGCAGCTGATGGCCGTGCTGATCGGGCGGCATGACGTGCTGTTCCCGCGGGGGGAGGACAGTCCCACGGCGCTGGAGctctgcaacaacaacaacaacgagcTGCGCAGGCCCACGGCCGGACAGCTGCTCAACACGGAGAACAACAACAGCCCCTCGGCCCACGCGCCCATCAGGCAGTGCGCCTGGGAGACGCCGGACTCCCCGCAGCGCTCGCCGCTGGACAACGGCTCGCCCCGCTCGGCCAGCCCCCGCAACGGCCTCGCCACCTCCTCGGCGGGCGGCTTCGAGCTGACCCGCAGCCCGCCGGCCGCGCTCAAGAAGAACCCGGCGTTCAGCAAGGGCAGCGGCATCGTCACCAACGGCTCCTTCAGctcgtcctcgtcctcctcggCCGAGATGACCCAGGACAAGGGCCAGACCCTGCTGCCCAGCTGCAGCTCGGCCCTGCAGCAGCGGCGCGCCGGCGCGCTCAAGACCAGCGGCACCAAGATGGGCACCAGCGGCGTGCCCGGCGGGGGCGGAGGGGGGGTGCGCATGGGCGTGTCCAGCAGCGACGTGGTCAACGGCACGCTGAACGGCCGGGGCGGGCTGTGGCTGCCCAACGTGACGCTGCGCGAGGGCAAGGCAGGGCGCGGCAGCGGTGGCGACGGTGACCAGAGCGGCCAGCAGAACCGCCTGTCCACCTACGACAACGTGCAGCTGCTGCAGATGCAGACGCCGCAGACGCACGCGTCCTCCTGCCTGAGCAGCAGCTGCGAGGACAAGCAAAGCGTGGACAGCGCCACCTGGTCCACGTCGTCCTGCGAGATCTCGCTGCCGGACAACTCCACGTCCTGCCGTTCGTCCACCACCACCTGCCCCGAGCAGGACTTCTACGGCGCCCACTTTGATGACGCCATGCTGGACGGGCCCTcgcaggaggaggggggcagcggcggcggcggcggcctgACTCTGGGCGGCGAGCGGCCCAACGGAAGCGCGGGCAGTGGGAACGGCCGGGGCAGCCGCGGCACCAGCAGCAGCGACAACAGCGAGACGTTCGTGCCCAGCAACGGGCCCAGCAACCACAGCGCCCTGCACAGCCTGGTGGCCAGCCTCAAGCAGGAGATGGTCAAGCAGAAGAGCGAGTATGAGGCTCGGAtaaagag TCTTGAGCAGCGCAACCTGGAGCTGGAGACTGAGATGGTGAACCTTCACGAGGAGCTGGACCAGGAGAGGAAGAAGTACACCATGGTGGAGATCAAGCTGCGCAACGCCGAGCGAGCCAAGGAGGACGCCGAGAAGAGGAACGAGATGCTGCAGAAAGAGATGGAGCAGTTCTTCTCCACCTTCGGCGACCTCACAGCTGACCCACGCCGACCGGACCGCGCCAACACCATCTGGATCCAGTAG
- the arhgap24 gene encoding rho GTPase-activating protein 24 isoform X4, giving the protein MEVVQPPVHSLTQYGLVSDMPSSTPGGDRERMTANHETYLLMASTQNDMEDWVKSIRRVIWAPFGGGIFGQKLEETVKYERRYGNKMAPMLVEQCVDFIRQWGLQEEGLFRLPGQANLVKELQDAFDCGEKPSFDCNTDVHTVASLLKLYLRELPEPVIPFAKYEEFLACTKLFSKDQDTGMKELKNQVESLPPVNYNLLKYICRFLDEVQSYSGVNKMSVQNLATVFGPNILRPKIEDPVAIMEGTVLVQQLMAVLIGRHDVLFPRGEDSPTALELCNNNNNELRRPTAGQLLNTENNNSPSAHAPIRQCAWETPDSPQRSPLDNGSPRSASPRNGLATSSAGGFELTRSPPAALKKNPAFSKGSGIVTNGSFSSSSSSSAEMTQDKGQTLLPSCSSALQQRRAGALKTSGTKMGTSGVPGGGGGGVRMGVSSSDVVNGTLNGRGGLWLPNVTLREGKAGRGSGGDGDQSGQQNRLSTYDNVQLLQMQTPQTHASSCLSSSCEDKQSVDSATWSTSSCEISLPDNSTSCRSSTTTCPEQDFYGAHFDDAMLDGPSQEEGGSGGGGGLTLGGERPNGSAGSGNGRGSRGTSSSDNSETFVPSNGPSNHSALHSLVASLKQEMVKQKSEYEARIKSLEQRNLELETEMVNLHEELDQERKKYTMVEIKLRNAERAKEDAEKRNEMLQKEMEQFFSTFGDLTADPRRPDRANTIWIQ; this is encoded by the exons GGGGCGACAGGGAGCGGATGACAGCCAACCATGAGACATATCTCCTTATGGCCAGTACCCAGAATGACATGGAGGATTGGGTGAAGTCCATCCGCAGGGTCATCTGGGCGCCCTTTGGGGGAG GGATCTTTGGCCAGAAGCTGGAGGAGACAGTGAAGTATGAGAGGCGCTACGGGAACAAGATGGCCCCCATGCTGGTGGAGCAGTGTGTGGACTTCATCCGGCAGTGGGGCCTGCAGGAGGAGGGTCTCTTCCGCCTCCCCGGACAGGCCAACCTGGTCAAGGAGCTCCAGGATGCCTTCGACTGCGGAGAGAAGCCCTCGTTCGATTG TAACACAGATGTGCACACCGTGGCCTCCCTGCTGAAGCTTTACCTGAGGGAGCTGCCCGAGCCAGTCATCCCGTTTGCCAAATACGAGGAGTTCCTGGCCTGCACCAAACTTTTCAGCAAAGACCAGGACACT GGAATGAAGGAACTCAAAAACCAAGTTGAAAGTCTACCTCCTGTGAATTACAACCTGCTGAAGTACATATGCAG GTTTCTAGATGAAGTGCAGTCCTACTCTGGAGTAAATAAAATGAGTGTGCAAAACCTGGCAACTGTCTTTGGGCCAAATATTTTACGCCCAAAGATTGAGGACCCTGTGGCAATAATGGAAG gtaCCGTGCTGGTGCAGCAGCTGATGGCCGTGCTGATCGGGCGGCATGACGTGCTGTTCCCGCGGGGGGAGGACAGTCCCACGGCGCTGGAGctctgcaacaacaacaacaacgagcTGCGCAGGCCCACGGCCGGACAGCTGCTCAACACGGAGAACAACAACAGCCCCTCGGCCCACGCGCCCATCAGGCAGTGCGCCTGGGAGACGCCGGACTCCCCGCAGCGCTCGCCGCTGGACAACGGCTCGCCCCGCTCGGCCAGCCCCCGCAACGGCCTCGCCACCTCCTCGGCGGGCGGCTTCGAGCTGACCCGCAGCCCGCCGGCCGCGCTCAAGAAGAACCCGGCGTTCAGCAAGGGCAGCGGCATCGTCACCAACGGCTCCTTCAGctcgtcctcgtcctcctcggCCGAGATGACCCAGGACAAGGGCCAGACCCTGCTGCCCAGCTGCAGCTCGGCCCTGCAGCAGCGGCGCGCCGGCGCGCTCAAGACCAGCGGCACCAAGATGGGCACCAGCGGCGTGCCCGGCGGGGGCGGAGGGGGGGTGCGCATGGGCGTGTCCAGCAGCGACGTGGTCAACGGCACGCTGAACGGCCGGGGCGGGCTGTGGCTGCCCAACGTGACGCTGCGCGAGGGCAAGGCAGGGCGCGGCAGCGGTGGCGACGGTGACCAGAGCGGCCAGCAGAACCGCCTGTCCACCTACGACAACGTGCAGCTGCTGCAGATGCAGACGCCGCAGACGCACGCGTCCTCCTGCCTGAGCAGCAGCTGCGAGGACAAGCAAAGCGTGGACAGCGCCACCTGGTCCACGTCGTCCTGCGAGATCTCGCTGCCGGACAACTCCACGTCCTGCCGTTCGTCCACCACCACCTGCCCCGAGCAGGACTTCTACGGCGCCCACTTTGATGACGCCATGCTGGACGGGCCCTcgcaggaggaggggggcagcggcggcggcggcggcctgACTCTGGGCGGCGAGCGGCCCAACGGAAGCGCGGGCAGTGGGAACGGCCGGGGCAGCCGCGGCACCAGCAGCAGCGACAACAGCGAGACGTTCGTGCCCAGCAACGGGCCCAGCAACCACAGCGCCCTGCACAGCCTGGTGGCCAGCCTCAAGCAGGAGATGGTCAAGCAGAAGAGCGAGTATGAGGCTCGGAtaaagag TCTTGAGCAGCGCAACCTGGAGCTGGAGACTGAGATGGTGAACCTTCACGAGGAGCTGGACCAGGAGAGGAAGAAGTACACCATGGTGGAGATCAAGCTGCGCAACGCCGAGCGAGCCAAGGAGGACGCCGAGAAGAGGAACGAGATGCTGCAGAAAGAGATGGAGCAGTTCTTCTCCACCTTCGGCGACCTCACAGCTGACCCACGCCGACCGGACCGCGCCAACACCATCTGGATCCAGTAG